cagtagtttttgtgtgaaagagtaacaaaaacacatacatccttacaaactttcgcatttataacattagtaggaatagGATATGTAGGATATTAGCTGATATAGTAGCGTACGTCCATTAAGTTTATAACaagaattaaaacattaaatatttttatgccaTCTCTATCCAGGCGTATCCTGGGTCAAACAAGTCACATCATTACCTGTAGGTAATACGTTACATCCTAATTACCGTCCGTTTCTAAGAAATCATTAACCAGTGACTAAATAAagacattacaaacaaacctCGCTAGCCTTCATGCACAAGGTGGACGAGTTAACTGAATTTTAGAAAAGACGATTTATTGCGAGCTGTTACTAGTGGTTTATGGCTGAGCTTAGATTTCTGGTCTCCTGATTGCGAATGTGCTTGTTTTAATCAGTGTTATGAGCTATTAAGCGATTGGATCAGTGTCCAATTGTTTTTTGCTTGATTGATTAACTAACATCGCGTATTTGACATGACTGCACTGTACATTAGTTAAGatgtgattgtttttttacttttattgatAGATTTATCTAAAACTCATCATTATAAGTCTATGTTGACATTAGTTgcgtatgaaataatttacctgGAGTTTTTATATGAAGATAAAATTCTGTATTAGTGATTGATTTAAAGGCACCCTAATGCCCCttctttttatgaaaatttttcctaaataatatttctttataatccTTTTTTATCAGTTTTCAATCATTATCACACAGACcgtaatatatattagaaaCAGACGCTGACTTTTTggaataaatttcataatacacTAACAGGCAATTACATAAatccttatatttttaatttccaccATTTCTCAACCCTGTTTCCCTGGTACAGGCCGTAACGGCGACATATCAGAGACTGGTGCAGACAGCAGCATGGCGGACCTTTGGGCTTCCTACCACAGCGCCCTGGGCCTCGGAAGTAAGCCCCCAAAACCACCCACGCCTTTGGCTACCGGACACTCGGTGAGTTTTAAGGTTGAGTgcgtttcatatttattactttttgataataattgacTTAATGGACAGAGTAAGCTAATCATTTCAATTCGATATTAGCAGAGATCAAAACCGAAgaaattgtaattgaaaatgCTTTGATTATATGTGAATATGTTCAAACTTATAAAgcgactagctgcgccccgcggtttcacctgcgtaagtccgtatcccgtaggaatattggaataaaaagttgcctgtatgttattccagttgtccagctatctacgtagaaaatttcattgccatcggttcagtagtttttgcgtgaaagagcaacaaaacacacacacatctttacaaactttcggatttatcatattagtaggatttattatttataaagcgatattgttccaaatttaaacaaagcTTGTAATTATGAATACTcgaatctattttttatttattaacacgcGTATACAAAGACTGTCGACATTgtctatcattaaaatttataggcTTAACTGGGCTTTGAaactataatttcaataaaaacatagaGTATGAAAATCTCATTATAAGATCTAACTTCCAGAGCCCCATTCACGTTGGCTCAGCGACCCCAGTCGAACCGGCCTCTACTCACGACGAGACTTCATCATCCGATAGAACtaaggatgatgatgatggtggcGCATCTGATGATGACAGTGATGACAGAGTGGATCCGCAGCATCACGACCCGGAACGATTAAAGGCTTTTAACGTGagaatactataataattcccttgaattttgatgttattttaatgtagcTCCCTCCTCCccatttaataacatatacgcTATTTTCTTAACATAGTTGGCATGTTACAGAAAACGTATGTAATGGATATGCTATCGGTGTCTTTGCCCACGTGTTTACACCgcatagttatatatttgttggGTACTTCAAGTTTGTTGAGTTTTATCCATTATTCACATTACTAAAATTTGATTCAAATGCACTTCCAGTCTCCAGACTAGATTTATACGTGATAGAACTCTAGTTTACCTTTATAATTCCATAAAGCCTAAATGCCTTGTATTACacgttttcatttaaactattatttaatttcagatGTTCGTCCGCCTCTTCGTAGACGAGAACCTCGATAGGATAGTTCCTATATCAAAACAGCCGAAGGAGAAGATTCAAGCCATCATCGACTCTTGTACCAGGCAGTTCCCAGAGTTCGCAGAGCGAGCTCGCAAACGGATCAGGACGTACTTGAAGAGTTGCAGGCGCAATAAGAAGGTGCGGGGTGACGGGCCGGCAGCTGGCAACGGTGGGGGGAGCACGCCATCAGGCAATGCCTGGGACACTGCGGTGAGGGTCCGATCTGTGCACCGTTTATGTTGCCCTAGTACTTTTTATACTTCGTACTTAGGAAatcattttaaagatattaaaacGAATTAATTGCGTTAAGGATTTattatgtcaaataaaatcattccaaattatattaagaacgctagttataatatacattaatatcatatacatGTTAGGTATCCATTGCACAATTAAAAGACATAAGTCTCTATGTAAAATAGACGCTAGCATAATTTCAAAGGGAAcagcaattaaaattaaatctaactGCGTACCCTCAAATCAAAAAAGTTTGGTCTCAAACGATAGAAGTTGCACCAGTAGGGTCGTATCCGAGGGTCGCTAGTATTGACTAGCTGTGTTCACTCAGGTGCGTCCGACTCCCGCGCACTTAACGTCTGTACAAGCTGAACATATCTTGGCGCAGGCGTGTGAGAACGAGAGCCTCAACGCAAAGCGCATGCGGCTGGGACTCGATCCGGTCAGCCAGCCGATGCCGACCGTGCCCACACCGATGGTGAGTTTACTTACATTgcttatcttaatatataaaaatccagtgtcatgatgtatgttcccaatgaactcttcaccaactcaaccgattctgatgaaatttggcattttatgtgtaatttggtcaaatttaagatataggatagtttttatttcgattagaTATCCCAatgatttataatcttaatatttttaattattactcagccatagcaacgcgtggccgggtatgctagtatttgatatttaaataaacaaattttaacaagCACCATACAATCATTATCATTAACTGAGATAACAATGTAATGATAACACCGACAGTGTCAGCAGACGGTTCTAACAAACTGCCCACCCCCAGGCTATAGACACAACCGCGACGTCGTCGTTCCTCAACCTATACAGTGGTGCCATCAGCAGCCCAGCggccaccaccaccaccaccgcAGGCCACAGCAAGGCAGCAGCGGACACCACACGACCCTCCAACAGCCCCACATTGGAGCCCCTGCTCAATAATAACAGCCTGAAACTGGACAACGCCAATGGCAGCACGGGCAGTAAGACTGCCaggtaataatatatgaataaattttcctCTAGATTTGTATGCTACAACAAGGTGATAGTACCACATGGCTTTCCAACATTGTAGTCCCTGATCAAGAACAGCCTGAAGCTCAATAACTTATTGGCAAAACGGACACTAAAACTGCTAGGgtacataattttacattataccATATGACATAGGCTTCATGTAGTCGGGTGTTCAAGTACCCAAAAGAACATATGAAATCGattcatttcataaaatatgtaggtTCAACGGGCaacttaatatgtaaaaacagCTCTTGCTTCATTCTGATCCGTAAAAGACATACGACATAGAATGTTCCAGAATATCTCATAAAGAACTAAAATCATAATCtctagttatttatttgggtgttaaatgtaatttatgctACACTATTTGCCAGTCTTCAGTcgtgtttcattaaattaaaataaaatatatcattatacaaCTTGTGTTTTCAGTCCCGCGTCATCTCCGGCTCCACTTTTCCGGCCAACATTCCCATCCACGTTCGGCAACCCACCGACATTCGGACGGCAAAAGTAAGCTAAatacatcttatatatatatctatgttaataaaatgttataaaaagaaagtgAACAAAGCCTATAAACAACCTTACCACACAGCCTTaccattttttactttaatatgtatttgattgACATATAATGCCCATGAATTaggaaaattttgttaatttattttgtctaaCATTTACTATCACTACCGTCACTAAAGCttacattttgtaaaatgcTGTCTTTATAGTATTAGCAATAATGTATATAGGAGCCTTTCCACTGAAATTAATTCGATTGTTATTCGAACCCGATgttgcattattattttataactaattttaGCTTTATACCCAGATTGATTTGTAGTATCTAAATCTAAACATAATAGTAATTGTCAattgagatttatttaattttcaaccaCAGCAAAATCTTAGTTTTCAAGAGTACTATCCAATCAAATTGAATTCGATAGAATTAGATCTCGATACTGTCGGAAGTAAGCCCCAAgtttataagattatattgtAGTGAACATTGATGCATTAAAACTGCAACATTTAATTTCCGTactataaattgttttgtccTATCCGAACAGTTCCCCAGTCTACAGCTAATGTGATTGACCCTTATTCTTCCATGTATTTCCAGTTCATCCTCGAATCAGGCGTCAGCGCTGTCAAATACGGCTCTCTTGTCAACTCTTACTGCTTTACCGCCAACAGGTGAGaaaatttctacaaaaatttACCTTGCTGACCTCCTGAAACTACAGAATACCCTTTTTTGCTCTGAACTTAGACGATAAGAATCTTTTTCTTGTGTTGAACAATGTACAATTTAATTCTTCTTTTGGGCTCATGAAAGCGActaaaatataccaaaagcaacactaaataaaatatgtagcaGTAGTTGGCTTATGGTGCACTCAGAAACTTGAATgaggttatatatatatatatatatatatatatatatatatatatatatatatatatatatatatatatatatatatatatatatatatatatatatatatatatattattgcattatttatgtatctttctatagtatatatataggatTTTGATTAGTTTATTAGTTATCCGccttactattttttatattatttgttacatcAGGTGTTGGTGTGAACGCAGCGATGGCTGCCTACCAAAGCGCGCTTCTGTCCGCAATGGCggcgcacacgcacacattcCCAAATATGACTGGTAAGAAGATAACAACTCATTAACATCTTGTACTTAACACGAAGAACCAAAAAAAGAGACTGTAGAAGAAAGATGGATTTAAAGACCTgtcttatctgtattttttagtttttgtaacCTACCAATATTGTGAGGActcaataattatgattttattataattattcaagagAGAAGAAATATATTGTTGAAATAACCTATAGATACACAATGTAATGTTTGTGCTATATGTTAATTCACTTTGATTGAATTCTGTATTCTTAACCGACcgaaaagtaaaataatccactgcatattttatttaaatattattcactttCCAGCCCCAACGGACCTGTCCCTCAAGACATCCACAACCACACTTCACTCGACATCCACGCCATCTATCACTGGCACAACGTCGCAGAAGTCGCTTCTCTCACACAAACTATCCGGCTCCGAAGTTGGCGCGGTCCGGCAACTGATCACAGGCTACCGCGAATCAGCTGCTTTCCTCCTTCGATCGGCTGACGAGTTGGAAACTTTACTGCTAAACCAGCCCTAGGGAACGCCCAATCTGGCTAACTACTTCGGATTCAAATTCGGATACTTCTAAAACGTCAATTTGAACTGTCAAATGTTGCGCAAACATGGCCGCCGTGTCAGATTTGACATTTGTGACAGATCGttgtatagaaattatatcagtcttattgtatttgaaattgatttcgattatatttttgaaaaattacataacagaaattagttaaatttatacatcatTAATATAGGTGAAAGAAGTTAGAAAAtgagttttcatttatttttaactgactgATGTGACTTTTTCTATACAATTCTACAGTATTGAAATTTCAAAgggttgaaaataattgattgaaattaatgtCTTGGTGTATTCAAtcgataaaatgtatgaaagaaGATTACATACATGGATAGTGAAGAATGACCTCATAAATCAAGGTTTAGTGAAGATACACTAACGAGAAGTGTTTTTggtgtcaaaataaaaatcatacctCAAACGA
This DNA window, taken from Zerene cesonia ecotype Mississippi chromosome 26, Zerene_cesonia_1.1, whole genome shotgun sequence, encodes the following:
- the LOC119836911 gene encoding nucleolar protein 4-like isoform X1, giving the protein MAAKRKAGALLQHVLPKDNLTPEPADMNEDDNFTSQGYAKDAEKLKMMLLAWNYHNQSGRNGDISETGADSSMADLWASYHSALGLGSKPPKPPTPLATGHSSPIHVGSATPVEPASTHDETSSSDRTKDDDDGGASDDDSDDRVDPQHHDPERLKAFNMFVRLFVDENLDRIVPISKQPKEKIQAIIDSCTRQFPEFAERARKRIRTYLKSCRRNKKVRGDGPAAGNGGGSTPSGNAWDTAVRPTPAHLTSVQAEHILAQACENESLNAKRMRLGLDPVSQPMPTVPTPMAIDTTATSSFLNLYSGAISSPAATTTTTAGHSKAAADTTRPSNSPTLEPLLNNNSLKLDNANGSTGSKTASPASSPAPLFRPTFPSTFGNPPTFGRQNSSSNQASALSNTALLSTLTALPPTGVGVNAAMAAYQSALLSAMAAHTHTFPNMTAPTDLSLKTSTTTLHSTSTPSITGTTSQKSLLSHKLSGSEVGAVRQLITGYRESAAFLLRSADELETLLLNQP
- the LOC119836911 gene encoding nucleolar protein 4-like isoform X2, whose protein sequence is MAAKRKAGALLQHVLPKDNLTPEPADMNEDDNFTSQGYAKDAEKLKMMLLAWNYHNQSGRNGDISETGADSSMADLWASYHSALGLGSKPPKPPTPLATGHSSPIHVGSATPVEPASTHDETSSSDRTKDDDDGGASDDDSDDRVDPQHHDPERLKAFNMFVRLFVDENLDRIVPISKQPKEKIQAIIDSCTRQFPEFAERARKRIRTYLKSCRRNKKVRGDGPAAGNGGGSTPSGNAWDTAACENESLNAKRMRLGLDPVSQPMPTVPTPMAIDTTATSSFLNLYSGAISSPAATTTTTAGHSKAAADTTRPSNSPTLEPLLNNNSLKLDNANGSTGSKTASPASSPAPLFRPTFPSTFGNPPTFGRQNSSSNQASALSNTALLSTLTALPPTGVGVNAAMAAYQSALLSAMAAHTHTFPNMTAPTDLSLKTSTTTLHSTSTPSITGTTSQKSLLSHKLSGSEVGAVRQLITGYRESAAFLLRSADELETLLLNQP
- the LOC119836911 gene encoding nucleolar protein 4-like isoform X3 — its product is MAAKRKAGALLQHVLPKDNLTPEPADMNEDDNFTSRNGDISETGADSSMADLWASYHSALGLGSKPPKPPTPLATGHSSPIHVGSATPVEPASTHDETSSSDRTKDDDDGGASDDDSDDRVDPQHHDPERLKAFNMFVRLFVDENLDRIVPISKQPKEKIQAIIDSCTRQFPEFAERARKRIRTYLKSCRRNKKVRGDGPAAGNGGGSTPSGNAWDTAVRPTPAHLTSVQAEHILAQACENESLNAKRMRLGLDPVSQPMPTVPTPMAIDTTATSSFLNLYSGAISSPAATTTTTAGHSKAAADTTRPSNSPTLEPLLNNNSLKLDNANGSTGSKTASPASSPAPLFRPTFPSTFGNPPTFGRQNSSSNQASALSNTALLSTLTALPPTGVGVNAAMAAYQSALLSAMAAHTHTFPNMTAPTDLSLKTSTTTLHSTSTPSITGTTSQKSLLSHKLSGSEVGAVRQLITGYRESAAFLLRSADELETLLLNQP